A single region of the Longimicrobium sp. genome encodes:
- a CDS encoding glycerophosphodiester phosphodiesterase gives MRSPWLPLGGGSRPGYRYLAGAPLLIAHRGGSGLAPENTLLAFRRALHWWRADLLEIDVQPTRDGECVVIHDAQVDRTTDGSGDVAGFTLAELQRLDAGYRYTPDGGRTFPFRDTGVRISTLREVLDALPDARVNVEVKDGRAQAAVLRTIQETGSAHRVLIAAGDSRNRSLFHDYAGPTSAGGQDLYAFYALHLAHATRLYRPPVDAFQMPERSGGRQVLSPRWITEAHAHNVAVHVWTVDEEADMRRLLSWGADGVITDRPDRLARVLHEVAGRPLPPGPPDGEMEPWLERLLRP, from the coding sequence GTGCGCTCTCCCTGGCTTCCGCTCGGTGGCGGCTCGCGTCCCGGGTACCGCTACCTGGCGGGCGCGCCCCTGCTGATCGCCCACCGTGGCGGCTCGGGGCTGGCGCCCGAAAACACGCTCCTCGCCTTTCGGCGCGCCCTGCACTGGTGGCGCGCCGATTTGCTGGAGATCGACGTGCAGCCCACCCGCGACGGCGAGTGCGTGGTCATCCACGACGCGCAGGTAGACCGCACCACGGACGGTTCAGGTGACGTGGCGGGCTTCACCCTGGCCGAGCTGCAGCGGCTGGACGCCGGCTACCGCTACACGCCAGACGGCGGCCGCACCTTTCCCTTCCGCGACACCGGCGTGCGCATCTCCACCCTGCGCGAGGTGCTGGACGCGCTTCCGGACGCGCGCGTGAACGTGGAGGTCAAGGACGGGCGCGCGCAGGCCGCCGTCCTGCGGACCATCCAGGAAACCGGATCCGCGCACCGCGTTCTCATTGCCGCCGGGGACAGCCGCAACCGCTCGCTCTTTCACGACTACGCGGGGCCGACCAGCGCGGGCGGACAGGACCTGTACGCGTTCTACGCCCTGCACCTGGCGCACGCCACGCGCCTGTACCGACCGCCGGTGGATGCCTTCCAGATGCCGGAGCGCAGCGGCGGCCGGCAGGTGCTGAGTCCGCGCTGGATCACCGAGGCGCACGCGCACAACGTGGCGGTCCACGTCTGGACGGTGGACGAGGAAGCAGACATGCGCCGGCTGCTGTCGTGGGGCGCGGACGGGGTGATCACGGACCGGCCGGACCGGCTGGCGCGGGTGCTCCACGAGGTAGCGGGCCGGCCTCTTCCGCCCGGCCCTCCGGACGGGGAGATGGAGCCCTGGCTGGAACGGTTGTTGCGGCCCTGA